A part of Amycolatopsis lurida genomic DNA contains:
- a CDS encoding DUF4307 domain-containing protein, translating into MSTGQDAPSAESTRTDVPEDRYGKTRAAKPARWRRLVFGVVALLVSGGIAYVAYTNFGSAPIEGERVSFDEKPGDAMEITINVTRDDVNRPGVCVVRVRDKAGAESGRKEVLIQPGSKNSRVTTTIKSIGRPVTADIFGCSYDVPRYLSRP; encoded by the coding sequence TTGAGCACGGGACAGGACGCTCCCAGCGCGGAAAGCACCCGGACGGACGTGCCCGAGGACCGCTACGGCAAGACCCGCGCCGCCAAGCCCGCCCGCTGGCGGCGCCTGGTGTTCGGTGTGGTCGCGCTGCTGGTCAGCGGCGGAATCGCCTATGTCGCGTACACGAACTTCGGCAGCGCGCCCATCGAGGGCGAACGCGTCTCGTTCGACGAGAAGCCGGGCGACGCGATGGAGATCACCATCAACGTGACCAGGGACGATGTGAACCGTCCGGGCGTTTGTGTCGTCCGGGTCCGTGACAAGGCGGGCGCGGAGAGCGGCCGTAAAGAAGTCCTGATTCAGCCTGGTTCGAAGAACAGCAGGGTGACAACCACCATCAAGAGCATCGGAAGGCCGGTCACGGCTGATATCTTCGGGTGCTCGTACGACGTACCACGGTACCTGTCAAGGCCATAG
- a CDS encoding YbaB/EbfC family nucleoid-associated protein gives MPDNVDASERMVDNWTKQIQETAARYQAMAARMQGQTVTERSKDNTIEVTIDSKGLLTNLVISEAASGKRMAEVSSQVMRLVQLAQSRIPELLQAAMAETVGTTDETANRVIAEAQSTFPEAPPEENLTPPVPERHHRFGPEEEEPPTPPAQANSPQNPPQPKPIPRRRRTQDDDDDEFGGSILS, from the coding sequence ATGCCGGACAACGTCGACGCCAGCGAACGAATGGTGGACAACTGGACGAAGCAGATCCAGGAGACCGCCGCGCGCTATCAGGCGATGGCCGCCCGCATGCAGGGCCAGACCGTGACCGAGCGGTCGAAGGACAACACCATCGAGGTCACGATCGACTCGAAGGGCCTGCTCACGAACCTGGTCATCTCCGAAGCCGCGAGCGGCAAACGGATGGCGGAGGTCTCTTCGCAGGTCATGCGCCTCGTCCAGCTCGCGCAGTCCCGGATCCCAGAGCTGCTGCAGGCGGCGATGGCCGAGACGGTCGGAACCACCGACGAGACGGCGAACCGGGTCATCGCGGAGGCGCAGAGCACCTTCCCGGAAGCCCCGCCGGAGGAGAACCTCACCCCGCCGGTTCCCGAGCGGCACCACCGCTTCGGGCCGGAAGAGGAAGAGCCCCCGACGCCGCCGGCGCAGGCGAACTCGCCTCAGAATCCACCTCAGCCGAAGCCGATCCCACGCCGCCGCCGCACACAGGACGACGATGACGACGAGTTCGGCGGCAGCATCCTTTCGTAG
- a CDS encoding thioredoxin domain-containing protein, with product MSNRLKAATSPYLLQHADNPVDWWPWGEEALAEAKRRNVPILLSVGYAACHWCHVMAHESFEDEATATLMNANFVNIKVDREERPDIDSVYMAATQAMTGQGGWPMTCFLTPEGEPFHCGTYYPPSPRPGMPSFSQLLVAVAEAWGERPDELRSGARQIIAHLTEKSGPLPESVVDGAALDSAVATLRKEYDTGNGGFGGAPKFPPTMALNFLLRHHERTGSGLDMVEHTAEAMALGGLNDQLGGGFARYSVDAGWEVPHFEKMLYDNGLLLRFSAQFHGVTGYEYARRTVEETAEFLLRDLGTAEGGFAASLDADTDGVEGLTYVWTPAQLAEVLGEEDGAWAAELFQVTERGNFEHGASTLRLREPHPEDEMRYERVRRALLAARNERPQPARDDKVIAAWNGLAIGALAKAGARLNRPQWIDAAARAAAFLMGTHFVDGRLRRTSRGGVVGTTAGVLEDYACLAEGLLELHQATGEPRWLTDALTLLDLALAHFGVPDATGAYYDTADDAEVLVQRPSDPTDNASPSGASALANALLTASVLAGHDRVGRYREAAEQALARAGRLAAHAPRFAGHWLTVAEAAAAGPVQVAVVGPDAASRADLLAAALASSPDGAVVVSGVPDAEGVPLLADRPLVDGAAAAYVCRGYVCERPVTTAEDLRSQLTSPTP from the coding sequence ATGTCGAACCGCCTGAAGGCCGCGACCAGTCCGTACCTGCTGCAGCACGCCGACAACCCGGTGGACTGGTGGCCGTGGGGTGAGGAAGCGCTGGCCGAGGCGAAACGGCGGAACGTGCCGATCCTCCTTTCGGTCGGCTACGCGGCCTGCCACTGGTGTCACGTCATGGCGCACGAGTCCTTCGAGGACGAGGCCACGGCCACGCTGATGAACGCGAATTTCGTCAACATCAAGGTGGACCGCGAGGAGCGCCCGGACATCGACTCGGTGTACATGGCGGCCACCCAGGCGATGACCGGCCAGGGCGGCTGGCCGATGACCTGTTTCCTGACGCCGGAGGGTGAGCCGTTCCATTGCGGCACTTACTATCCGCCGTCGCCGCGGCCGGGGATGCCGTCTTTCTCGCAGTTGCTCGTCGCGGTCGCCGAAGCCTGGGGTGAACGCCCGGACGAGTTGCGTTCCGGTGCCCGGCAGATCATCGCCCACCTCACCGAGAAGAGCGGCCCGCTGCCGGAGTCCGTTGTGGACGGTGCCGCGCTGGATTCCGCGGTCGCCACGCTGCGCAAGGAGTACGACACCGGGAACGGCGGCTTCGGGGGAGCGCCGAAGTTCCCGCCGACGATGGCCTTGAACTTCCTGCTGCGTCACCACGAGCGCACCGGCTCCGGCCTCGACATGGTCGAGCACACGGCCGAGGCCATGGCGCTGGGCGGGCTGAACGATCAGCTCGGGGGTGGGTTCGCGCGTTACTCGGTTGACGCGGGCTGGGAAGTGCCGCATTTCGAGAAGATGTTGTACGACAACGGTTTGCTGCTACGGTTCTCCGCGCAGTTCCACGGTGTGACCGGGTACGAGTACGCGCGGCGGACGGTCGAGGAGACCGCGGAGTTCCTGCTGCGCGACCTCGGTACGGCCGAAGGCGGTTTCGCCGCGTCACTCGACGCGGACACCGATGGCGTCGAGGGGCTGACCTACGTCTGGACGCCCGCGCAACTGGCCGAAGTGCTCGGCGAGGAGGACGGCGCCTGGGCGGCCGAGCTGTTCCAGGTGACCGAACGGGGGAACTTCGAGCACGGTGCTTCGACCCTGCGGCTGCGTGAGCCGCATCCAGAAGACGAAATGCGTTACGAGCGGGTTCGTCGTGCCCTGCTGGCGGCGCGAAACGAGCGCCCGCAGCCCGCCCGTGACGACAAGGTCATCGCCGCGTGGAACGGGCTCGCGATCGGCGCGCTCGCCAAGGCGGGCGCGCGGTTGAACCGTCCACAGTGGATCGACGCGGCCGCCCGTGCGGCGGCTTTCCTGATGGGCACTCATTTCGTGGACGGACGGTTGCGCCGGACTTCACGCGGCGGCGTTGTCGGCACGACGGCCGGTGTGCTGGAGGACTACGCGTGCCTCGCCGAGGGTTTGCTCGAACTCCACCAGGCGACCGGCGAGCCGCGCTGGCTCACCGACGCGCTCACCTTGTTGGACCTCGCCTTGGCCCATTTCGGTGTGCCGGACGCGACGGGGGCCTACTATGACACGGCCGACGACGCGGAAGTCCTGGTGCAGCGGCCTTCCGACCCGACCGACAACGCGAGCCCGTCAGGGGCTTCGGCGCTGGCGAACGCTTTGCTGACCGCGTCCGTGCTGGCCGGGCACGATCGGGTGGGCCGTTATCGCGAGGCGGCCGAGCAGGCCTTGGCACGTGCGGGACGGCTCGCCGCCCACGCGCCGCGGTTCGCCGGGCACTGGCTCACCGTCGCCGAAGCAGCTGCCGCCGGCCCGGTTCAGGTGGCCGTCGTCGGGCCGGATGCGGCGTCTCGCGCGGATCTGCTGGCCGCCGCCCTCGCTTCGTCGCCGGACGGCGCCGTCGTCGTGAGCGGTGTCCCGGACGCCGAAGGAGTGCCGTTGCTGGCCGATCGGCCGCTGGTCGACGGCGCCGCCGCCGCGTACGTGTGCCGTGGGTACGTGTGCGAGCGGCCCGTCACCACCGCGGAGGACCTGCGTTCTCAGCTCACCAGTCCCACGCCATAG
- a CDS encoding 3' terminal RNA ribose 2'-O-methyltransferase Hen1 produces MLLTMTTTRNPATDLGFLLHKHPEKAQSFTLSAGTAHVFYPEASDERCAVALLVELDPVELVRGGGTSLTQYVNDRPYAGGSYLAVALRAVFTTALSGRCANRPELVDEPFPLEIRVPSLTARGGAEVVHKLFEPLGWHVEAKAISLDPEFPHWGDSRYVDLRLTGTQRVVDALRHLYVLLPALDGDKHYWIGQDEADKLLRAGEGWLAEHPERDLITNRYLERRRPIVSYALARLAEADDVPAEAEARVTELPDRPEPLAVQRQGSVLAALRAAGARRVLDLGCGGGALLRVLQKEPSFTEIVGVDVSASALDIAEKRLKDKTRITLKQSALTYADPSLAGYDAAVLMEVIEHVDEERLPALEHAVFGVAAPRTVLVTTPNAEYNRHFEFLEEGRFRHADHRFEWTREQFRSWADGVAARQGYDVRHLPVGQESQESGPPTQMAVFTSRKEAVA; encoded by the coding sequence GTGCTCTTGACCATGACGACCACCCGGAACCCCGCCACCGACCTGGGCTTTCTCCTGCACAAGCATCCGGAGAAGGCGCAATCCTTCACGCTCTCGGCCGGGACGGCGCACGTCTTCTACCCCGAGGCGTCCGACGAACGCTGCGCCGTCGCACTGCTGGTCGAGCTCGACCCGGTCGAGCTCGTGCGCGGCGGTGGCACGTCGCTGACCCAGTACGTCAACGACCGGCCGTACGCGGGCGGCTCGTATCTGGCGGTGGCGCTGCGGGCGGTCTTCACCACGGCGCTGTCCGGCCGGTGCGCGAACCGGCCGGAGCTGGTCGACGAGCCGTTCCCGCTGGAGATCCGCGTCCCGTCGCTGACCGCGCGCGGCGGCGCGGAGGTCGTCCACAAGCTGTTCGAGCCGCTCGGCTGGCACGTCGAAGCGAAGGCGATCTCGCTCGACCCCGAGTTCCCGCATTGGGGTGATTCCCGCTATGTCGATCTCCGGCTGACCGGGACCCAGCGGGTCGTCGACGCGTTGCGGCACTTGTACGTCCTGCTGCCCGCTCTCGACGGCGACAAGCACTACTGGATCGGACAGGACGAGGCCGACAAGTTGCTGCGCGCCGGTGAGGGCTGGCTCGCGGAGCATCCGGAACGCGACCTGATCACCAACCGGTATCTCGAACGACGCCGTCCGATCGTCTCGTACGCGCTCGCCCGGCTGGCGGAAGCGGACGACGTGCCCGCCGAGGCCGAAGCCCGGGTCACCGAGCTGCCGGACCGGCCCGAACCGCTGGCCGTCCAGCGTCAGGGCAGCGTGCTCGCGGCGCTCCGGGCGGCGGGTGCACGGCGCGTTCTCGACCTCGGTTGCGGCGGTGGCGCGCTGCTGCGCGTGCTCCAGAAGGAGCCCTCGTTCACCGAGATCGTCGGTGTCGACGTCTCCGCGAGCGCGCTCGACATCGCCGAAAAGCGGCTGAAGGACAAGACACGGATCACCCTGAAGCAGTCCGCACTGACCTATGCGGATCCGTCGCTGGCCGGATACGACGCGGCCGTGCTGATGGAGGTGATCGAGCACGTCGACGAGGAGCGCCTGCCCGCGCTGGAGCACGCCGTGTTCGGGGTCGCCGCGCCGCGGACCGTGCTCGTCACGACACCGAACGCCGAGTACAACCGGCACTTCGAATTCCTCGAAGAAGGCCGGTTCCGGCACGCGGACCACCGTTTCGAGTGGACCCGCGAGCAGTTCCGCTCGTGGGCCGACGGCGTCGCGGCACGACAGGGCTACGACGTCCGCCACCTGCCGGTGGGACAGGAGTCCCAGGAATCAGGACCGCCGACCCAAATGGCGGTCTTCACGTCTCGAAAGGAGGCCGTGGCATGA
- the mca gene encoding mycothiol conjugate amidase Mca, whose protein sequence is MVAANEPPKSRLRLMAVHAHPDDESSKGAATMARYAAEGHEVMVVTCTGGEAGSVLNPAMDRPEVVANMTEIRREEMARAAKILGVSHAWLGFIDSGLPEGDPLPPVPEGSFAVIPLEESTGALVKVIREFRPHVIVTYDENGGYPHPDHIRTHEISVAAFDAAGEKERYPDAGEPWQPMKLYYVHGFSRARMTVFHEALLARGLESPYEEWLKSWDPEKADVMERVTTRVECGDYFEQRDEALKAHATQIDPNSRWFAVPRDLQREVWPTEEYELVRSLVDSTLPEDDLFAGLKEGQ, encoded by the coding sequence ATGGTGGCAGCCAATGAACCGCCGAAGTCACGCCTCCGCCTGATGGCGGTGCACGCGCACCCCGACGACGAGTCGAGCAAGGGTGCCGCCACGATGGCCAGGTACGCCGCCGAAGGGCACGAGGTCATGGTCGTGACCTGTACCGGCGGCGAAGCGGGCAGTGTGCTGAACCCGGCCATGGACCGTCCCGAGGTAGTGGCCAACATGACCGAGATCCGCCGGGAGGAGATGGCCCGCGCGGCCAAGATCCTCGGCGTGAGCCACGCCTGGCTGGGGTTCATCGACTCGGGCCTGCCCGAGGGCGACCCGCTGCCCCCGGTCCCGGAGGGCTCGTTCGCGGTCATCCCGCTCGAAGAGTCCACCGGTGCGCTGGTGAAGGTCATCCGCGAGTTCCGCCCGCACGTGATCGTCACCTACGACGAGAACGGCGGATACCCGCACCCCGACCACATCCGCACGCACGAGATCTCGGTCGCGGCCTTCGACGCCGCCGGCGAGAAGGAGCGCTACCCGGACGCGGGCGAGCCGTGGCAGCCGATGAAGCTGTATTACGTGCACGGGTTCTCGCGCGCCAGGATGACGGTGTTCCACGAGGCCCTGCTCGCGCGCGGCCTGGAGTCGCCGTACGAGGAGTGGCTCAAGTCGTGGGACCCGGAGAAGGCCGACGTCATGGAGCGGGTGACCACCCGCGTCGAATGCGGCGACTACTTCGAGCAGCGTGACGAGGCCCTCAAGGCGCACGCCACCCAGATCGACCCGAACAGCCGCTGGTTCGCCGTCCCGCGCGACCTGCAGCGCGAGGTCTGGCCGACCGAGGAATACGAGCTGGTCCGCTCACTGGTGGACAGCACCCTGCCGGAGGACGATCTGTTCGCCGGCTTGAAGGAGGGCCAATGA
- the hppD gene encoding 4-hydroxyphenylpyruvate dioxygenase, with amino-acid sequence MTHTVEPQGALDDVSYDQLRQLVGLVDHDSSTDPFPVKSMDAVVFIAGNATQTAWFYQVAFGMRLVAYSGPETGNFERKSFVLKSGSARFVITGGVKPDSPLLDHHRRHGDGVIDLALEVADVDRCIEHARSQGATVLEEPHDVSDEHGTVRIAAIATYGETRHTLIDRSKYTGVYLPGYEPRESSVVRPEGAPKRLFQAVDHCVGNVELGKMDYWVDWYHRVMGFVNMAEFVGDDIATEYSALMSKVVSNGNHRVKFPLNEPAIAKKKSQIDEYLEFYGGAGCQHIALATNDIVATVTAMRAAGVEFLDTPDSYYDDPELRARIGEVRVPIELLKEHRILVDRDEDGYLLQIFTKPIGDRPTVFYELIERHGSLGFGKGNFKALFEAIEREQERRGNL; translated from the coding sequence ATGACGCACACAGTGGAACCCCAGGGTGCTCTTGACGACGTGAGCTACGACCAGCTGCGTCAGCTCGTCGGCCTCGTCGATCACGACTCTTCGACCGATCCCTTCCCGGTGAAGTCGATGGACGCGGTGGTGTTCATCGCGGGCAACGCCACGCAGACCGCGTGGTTCTACCAGGTCGCTTTCGGCATGCGGCTCGTCGCGTACTCCGGCCCCGAGACCGGGAACTTCGAGCGCAAGTCGTTCGTGCTGAAGTCGGGCTCGGCCCGCTTCGTGATCACCGGCGGCGTCAAGCCCGACTCCCCGCTGCTCGACCACCACCGCCGCCACGGCGACGGCGTCATCGACCTCGCGCTCGAGGTCGCCGACGTCGACCGGTGCATCGAACACGCCCGCTCGCAGGGCGCCACCGTTCTCGAGGAGCCGCACGACGTCTCCGACGAACACGGCACCGTGCGCATCGCCGCGATCGCGACCTACGGCGAGACCCGCCACACGCTGATCGACCGGTCGAAGTACACCGGCGTCTACCTTCCCGGCTACGAGCCGCGCGAGAGCAGCGTCGTCCGCCCGGAAGGCGCGCCGAAGCGGCTGTTCCAGGCCGTCGACCACTGCGTCGGCAACGTCGAACTCGGCAAGATGGACTACTGGGTCGACTGGTACCACCGCGTCATGGGCTTCGTGAACATGGCGGAGTTCGTCGGCGACGACATCGCGACCGAGTACTCGGCGCTGATGAGCAAGGTGGTCTCCAACGGCAACCACCGCGTCAAGTTCCCGCTCAACGAGCCGGCGATCGCGAAGAAGAAGTCGCAGATCGACGAGTACCTCGAGTTCTACGGCGGTGCGGGCTGCCAGCACATCGCGCTGGCCACCAATGACATCGTCGCGACGGTGACCGCGATGCGCGCCGCGGGCGTCGAGTTCCTCGACACCCCGGACTCCTACTACGACGACCCCGAGCTGCGCGCGCGGATCGGCGAGGTCCGGGTGCCGATCGAGCTGCTCAAGGAGCACCGCATCCTGGTCGACCGCGACGAGGACGGCTATCTGCTGCAGATCTTCACCAAGCCGATCGGCGACCGCCCGACGGTGTTCTACGAGCTCATCGAGCGGCACGGTTCGCTCGGCTTCGGCAAGGGCAACTTCAAGGCCCTGTTCGAGGCCATCGAGCGTGAGCAGGAGCGCCGAGGCAATCTTTAA
- the greA gene encoding transcription elongation factor GreA: MVTVSDTKVTWLTQDAYDRLKQELDHYIELRPVIAAKINDSREEGDLKENGGYHAAREEQGQHEARIRHLQELLRSAKVGEPPANDGSAGPGKVLTVRYDGDDEDENFLLATREEGTEGDLDVYSPESPLGKALLGAKEGETREYELPNGSIQKVTLVKAVPYTGK; encoded by the coding sequence ATGGTGACCGTGAGCGACACAAAGGTGACCTGGCTGACCCAGGATGCCTACGACAGGCTCAAGCAGGAACTCGACCACTACATCGAGCTCCGCCCGGTCATCGCTGCGAAGATCAACGACAGCCGGGAAGAGGGCGACCTCAAGGAGAACGGCGGTTACCACGCCGCCCGCGAAGAGCAGGGCCAGCACGAGGCCCGCATCCGCCACCTCCAGGAGCTCCTCCGCTCGGCCAAGGTGGGCGAGCCGCCCGCCAACGACGGCAGCGCGGGACCGGGCAAGGTCCTCACCGTGCGTTACGACGGTGACGACGAAGACGAGAACTTCCTCTTGGCGACCCGTGAAGAGGGCACCGAGGGCGACCTGGACGTCTACTCGCCGGAGTCCCCGCTCGGCAAGGCGCTGCTCGGCGCCAAAGAGGGCGAGACCCGCGAGTACGAGCTGCCCAACGGCAGCATCCAGAAGGTGACGCTCGTCAAGGCCGTGCCGTACACCGGCAAGTGA
- a CDS encoding polynucleotide kinase-phosphatase, giving the protein MKLTIPDMSLVVLVGASGSGKSTFARTHFAPTQVLSSDYFRGLVADDENDQSASAAAFDVLHYVAAKRLEAGRITVIDATNVQRASRASLLKLAKEHDVLPTAIVLDLPVKVCHERNEARPDRDFGEHVVRRQRGELHRSLKSLEREGFRRVHVLRSDAEVAEAEIVVEPLRNDRRDLTGPFDVIGDVHGCREELDELLTELGYVDGVHPEGRTAVFVGDLVDRGPDTPGVLRRVMAMAEAGSALVVCGNHEQKLVRALNGRNVKTTHGLAESLEQLSAQDEDFRAKAHAFCEGLIAHYVLDGGKLVVAHAGLPEKFHGRASGRVRSTALYGDTTGETDEYGLPVRLPWARDYRGKAMVLYGHTPTLEPEWINGTMCLDTGCVFGGKLTALRYPEREVVSVKAKKVWYEPSRPLEPARPLGGREPAVLELGDVTGKRIVETRHHGRVGVSAEQSAAALEVMSRFAVDPRWLPYLPPTMAPCSTSEADGYLEHPEEAFAEFRAAGVDHVLCEEKHMGSRAVVLVCRDDAVAPARFGIQGPGAVFTRTGRPFFTPEENARLIAGVREAASELFEELDTGWLLLDTELLPWSAKAGSLISGQYAAVGAAAQAVLPAAVAALDAAAARGVDVSELVERTRVRESTVDAYRQAYRRYCWPTDGLDGVRLAPFQILASEGHAYHDRPHEWHLSLLDRLTGDLFTRTRTLAVDTTDPASVARGVDWWLELTGAGGEGMVVKPAANLTRGARGLVQPGVKVRGREYLRIIYGPDYTLPENLSRLRKRGLNRKRALALREYALGLEALERLARGEPLWRVHECVFAVLALESDPVDPRL; this is encoded by the coding sequence ATGAAACTGACCATTCCCGACATGTCCCTCGTCGTGCTCGTCGGGGCCTCCGGCTCCGGCAAGTCGACCTTCGCGCGGACGCATTTCGCGCCCACCCAAGTACTGTCCAGCGACTACTTCCGCGGCCTGGTGGCCGACGACGAGAACGACCAGAGCGCGTCGGCCGCCGCTTTCGACGTGCTCCATTACGTCGCGGCGAAGCGGCTCGAAGCGGGCCGGATCACGGTGATCGACGCGACGAACGTCCAGCGCGCGTCGCGGGCGAGCCTGCTGAAGCTGGCGAAGGAACACGACGTCCTCCCGACGGCGATCGTGCTCGATCTGCCCGTGAAGGTCTGTCACGAACGCAACGAGGCCAGGCCCGACCGCGACTTCGGCGAGCACGTCGTCCGGCGGCAGCGCGGCGAACTCCACCGTTCGCTGAAGTCGTTGGAGCGCGAGGGTTTCCGTCGCGTGCACGTGTTGCGGAGCGACGCCGAGGTCGCCGAAGCGGAGATCGTCGTCGAGCCGCTGCGCAACGACCGGCGCGACCTGACCGGGCCGTTCGACGTGATCGGCGACGTCCACGGCTGCCGGGAGGAACTGGACGAACTGCTCACCGAACTGGGTTACGTCGACGGCGTGCACCCGGAGGGCCGGACCGCGGTGTTCGTCGGCGACCTCGTCGACCGCGGCCCCGACACACCCGGCGTGCTGCGCCGCGTGATGGCGATGGCCGAGGCGGGCAGCGCGCTGGTCGTCTGCGGGAACCACGAGCAGAAACTGGTCCGCGCGCTGAACGGGCGCAACGTCAAGACGACGCACGGTCTCGCGGAGTCGCTGGAACAGCTTTCCGCGCAGGACGAGGACTTCCGTGCCAAGGCGCACGCCTTCTGCGAAGGGCTCATCGCGCACTACGTCCTGGATGGCGGCAAGCTCGTCGTCGCGCACGCCGGCCTGCCCGAGAAGTTCCACGGGCGCGCGTCCGGCCGGGTGCGCAGCACCGCGCTGTACGGCGACACCACCGGCGAGACCGACGAATACGGCTTGCCGGTGCGGCTGCCGTGGGCACGCGACTACCGCGGCAAGGCGATGGTCCTCTATGGACACACGCCGACGCTGGAACCGGAGTGGATCAACGGGACCATGTGTCTCGACACGGGCTGTGTCTTCGGCGGCAAGCTGACCGCTTTGCGTTACCCGGAGCGGGAAGTCGTCTCGGTGAAGGCGAAGAAGGTCTGGTACGAGCCTTCACGCCCGCTCGAACCGGCGCGGCCGCTGGGCGGACGCGAGCCCGCGGTGCTGGAGCTCGGCGACGTCACCGGCAAGCGGATCGTCGAGACGCGGCACCACGGCCGGGTCGGCGTCTCCGCCGAACAGTCGGCGGCGGCGCTCGAGGTGATGAGCCGCTTCGCCGTCGACCCGCGCTGGCTGCCGTACCTGCCGCCGACCATGGCGCCGTGTTCGACGTCCGAGGCGGACGGCTACCTCGAACATCCCGAGGAGGCTTTCGCCGAGTTCCGCGCCGCGGGTGTCGACCACGTCCTGTGCGAAGAAAAGCACATGGGCTCGCGTGCCGTCGTGCTCGTGTGCCGTGACGACGCCGTGGCCCCCGCACGATTCGGGATCCAGGGGCCGGGCGCGGTGTTCACCCGCACCGGGCGGCCGTTCTTCACCCCGGAGGAGAACGCGCGGCTGATCGCCGGGGTGCGGGAAGCGGCGTCGGAACTGTTCGAGGAACTGGACACGGGCTGGCTGTTGCTCGACACCGAGTTGCTGCCGTGGAGCGCGAAAGCGGGATCGCTGATCTCGGGGCAGTACGCGGCCGTGGGCGCGGCGGCCCAAGCCGTGCTGCCCGCCGCCGTCGCCGCACTGGACGCGGCCGCCGCTCGCGGGGTCGACGTGTCGGAACTGGTGGAGCGGACCAGGGTTCGTGAGTCCACTGTGGACGCGTATCGGCAGGCGTACCGGCGTTACTGCTGGCCGACCGACGGCCTCGACGGCGTCCGGCTGGCGCCGTTCCAGATCCTGGCGTCGGAGGGACACGCGTACCACGACCGGCCGCACGAATGGCACCTTTCGCTGCTGGACCGGCTCACCGGTGACCTCTTCACCCGCACACGGACACTGGCCGTGGACACCACCGACCCGGCGTCGGTGGCGCGCGGCGTCGACTGGTGGCTGGAGCTGACCGGCGCGGGCGGCGAGGGCATGGTCGTCAAACCGGCGGCGAACCTGACGCGGGGCGCACGCGGGCTGGTGCAGCCAGGGGTGAAGGTGCGCGGGCGGGAGTACCTGCGGATCATCTACGGGCCCGACTACACGCTGCCGGAAAACCTCTCGCGCCTTCGCAAGCGGGGTCTCAACAGGAAGCGGGCACTGGCGCTGCGCGAGTACGCGCTGGGGCTGGAGGCGCTGGAGCGGCTGGCGCGCGGGGAACCGCTGTGGCGGGTGCACGAATGCGTGTTCGCCGTACTGGCGCTGGAGTCGGATCCGGTCGACCCGCGCCTCTGA
- a CDS encoding type VII secretion target, with translation MAGKGYELGADLDAHAKQIDGIADGLRTAVDAAQQVSMPTDAYGIICQPFRMMLDPVEEFGINALNKAVEAAMAVANNVRSASNAYQTQDENFAAEFKNVQVPD, from the coding sequence ATGGCAGGCAAGGGTTATGAGCTCGGCGCCGACCTCGACGCGCACGCCAAGCAGATCGACGGCATCGCCGACGGCCTGCGCACGGCGGTCGACGCCGCGCAGCAGGTGAGCATGCCGACCGACGCGTACGGCATCATCTGCCAGCCGTTCCGGATGATGCTCGACCCGGTCGAGGAGTTCGGCATCAACGCGCTGAACAAGGCCGTCGAGGCCGCGATGGCGGTGGCGAACAACGTGCGGTCCGCGTCGAACGCCTACCAGACGCAGGACGAGAACTTCGCCGCCGAATTCAAGAACGTGCAGGTACCTGACTGA
- a CDS encoding Lrp/AsnC family transcriptional regulator, whose product MSEALDALDARLLLLLTDSPRLGVLECARRLGVARGTVQARLDRLTERGILGGFPPELDLAAMGYGLTAFAVLEIAQGRRAEVAEALSAIDEVCEVYATTGQGDLFVRMVARNNDDLQRVVDEVVGAPYVRRTSTSIALSTPVPPRVRPLLERLARS is encoded by the coding sequence ATGTCGGAAGCACTCGACGCGCTGGACGCGCGGCTGCTGCTGTTGCTCACCGACTCGCCCCGGCTCGGCGTGCTCGAATGCGCCCGCCGCCTCGGTGTCGCGCGGGGCACCGTGCAGGCCAGGCTGGACCGGCTGACCGAACGCGGCATCCTCGGTGGCTTCCCGCCCGAACTCGACCTCGCGGCGATGGGGTACGGCCTCACCGCGTTCGCCGTCCTCGAGATCGCGCAGGGCCGCCGGGCCGAGGTCGCCGAGGCGCTGTCCGCGATCGACGAGGTGTGCGAGGTCTACGCGACGACCGGCCAGGGCGACCTTTTCGTGCGGATGGTGGCGCGCAACAACGACGACCTGCAACGTGTGGTCGACGAGGTGGTCGGCGCGCCGTACGTGCGGCGGACGTCGACGTCGATCGCGTTGTCGACGCCGGTTCCGCCGCGCGTACGGCCGCTGCTGGAACGGCTGGCGCGGAGCTAG